The Streptococcus sp. VT 162 genome has a window encoding:
- a CDS encoding cation transporter, translated as MNQSMSNLKLAERGAIISISTYLLLSAAKLATGHLLHSSSLVADGFNNVSDIIGNVALLIGIRMARQPADRDHRFGHWKIEDLASLITSIIMFYVGFDVLRDTIQKILSREQTPIDPLGATLGIISAAIMFAVYLYNTRLSKKSKSKALKAAAKDNLSDAVTSLGTSIAILASSFNYPIVDKLVAIIITFFILKTAYDIFIESSFSLSDGFDDLLLEDYQKAIMEIPKISKVKSQRGRTYGSNIYLDITLEMNPDLSVYESHEIADQVESMLEERFGVFDTDVHIEPAPIPEDEILDNVYKKLLMREQLIDQGNQLEELLAEDFLYIRQDGEQMDKETYKAEKELSATIKNIQITSISQKTKLICYELDGIVHTSIWRRHETWQNIFHQETKKEDKQ; from the coding sequence ATGAACCAATCCATGTCAAATCTCAAATTGGCAGAACGTGGAGCCATTATCAGTATTTCAACCTACCTCCTCTTGTCTGCGGCAAAATTGGCAACTGGTCACCTCCTGCATTCTTCCAGTTTGGTGGCAGATGGTTTCAACAACGTATCCGATATTATCGGAAACGTTGCCCTCTTGATTGGGATTCGGATGGCCCGCCAACCTGCAGACCGTGACCATCGCTTTGGTCACTGGAAGATTGAAGATTTGGCTAGCTTGATTACTTCCATCATCATGTTCTATGTTGGTTTTGATGTGCTTCGGGACACCATTCAGAAAATCCTCAGTCGGGAACAAACACCCATTGATCCTCTGGGTGCAACTCTAGGAATCATTTCTGCAGCGATTATGTTTGCTGTTTATCTCTATAACACACGCCTCAGTAAGAAATCCAAATCCAAGGCTCTCAAGGCAGCTGCTAAGGACAATCTTTCCGATGCTGTCACCTCGCTTGGGACTTCCATTGCTATCTTAGCCAGCAGTTTCAATTACCCTATCGTGGATAAATTGGTCGCTATCATCATCACCTTCTTTATCTTAAAAACAGCCTATGATATCTTTATCGAGTCTTCCTTCAGTCTTTCAGATGGTTTTGACGACCTTTTGCTAGAAGACTACCAAAAGGCCATTATGGAAATTCCAAAGATTAGTAAGGTCAAGTCCCAAAGAGGGCGGACCTACGGTAGCAATATCTACCTTGATATCACCCTGGAGATGAATCCTGACCTATCTGTCTATGAAAGTCACGAGATTGCGGACCAGGTCGAATCCATGCTGGAAGAGCGTTTTGGAGTCTTTGATACCGATGTTCATATCGAGCCAGCTCCCATACCTGAGGACGAGATTTTAGACAATGTCTATAAAAAACTGCTCATGCGTGAGCAATTGATTGACCAAGGAAATCAGCTAGAAGAACTCCTTGCTGAGGACTTTCTCTATATCCGTCAAGATGGAGAGCAGATGGATAAAGAGACTTATAAGGCTGAAAAAGAACTTAGTGCTACGATTAAGAACATTCAGATTACCTCCATTAGTCAGAAAACCAAGCTCATTTGCTATGAGCTAGATGGCATCGTCCACACCAGTATCTGGCGTCGCCATGAGACTTGGCAAAACATCTTCCATCAGGAAACAAAAAAAGAAGACAAACAGTGA
- a CDS encoding ATPase, with translation MSKEQKRQAFYTQSPEEVLKSVEATEQGLSSSEAQKRLAEYGRNELEEGEKKSLLVKFIEQFKDLMIIILVAAAILSVVTSGGEDIADAIIILAVVIINAAFGVYQEGKAEEAIEALKSMSSPAARVIRDGHMAEIDSKELVPGDIVALEAGDVVPADLRLLEANSLKIEEAALTGESVPVEKDLTVELSADAGIGDRVNMAFQNSNVTYGRGLGVVVNTGMYTEVGHIAGMLQDADETDTPLKQNLNNLSKVLTYAILVIALVTFVVGVFIQGKNPLGELMTSVALAVAAIPEGLPAIVTIVLALGTQVLAKRNSIVRKLPAVETLGSTEIIASDKTGTLTMNKMTVEKVFYDAVLHDSADDIELGLEMPLLRSVVLANDTKIDAEGNLIGDPTETAFIQYALDKGYDVKGFLEQYPRVAELPFDSDRKLMSTVHPLPDGKFLVAVKGAPDQLLKRCVARDKAGDVAPIDEKINDLIHTNNSDMAHQALRVLAGAYKIIDSIPENPTSEELENNLIFTGLIGMIDPERAEAAEAVRVAKEAGIRPIMITGDHQDTAEAIAKRLGIIDENDSEDHVLTGAELNELSDEEFEKVVGQYSVYARVSPEHKVRIVKAWQKQGKVVAMTGDGVNDAPALKTADIGIGMGITGTEVSKGASDMILADDNFATIIVAVEEGRKVFSNIQKTIQYLLSANTAEVLTIFLSTLFGWDVLQPVHLLWINLVTDTFPAIALGVEPAEPGVMTHKPRGRKSSFFSGGVLSSIIYQGVLQAAIVMSVYGLAIAYPVHVGDNHAIHADALTMAFATLGLIQLFHAYNVKSVYQSILTVGPFKSKTFNWSILVSFILLMATIVVEPLEGIFHVTKLDLSQWGIVLAGSFSMILIVEIVKFVQRKLGLDKNAI, from the coding sequence ATGTCAAAAGAACAAAAACGCCAAGCGTTTTACACTCAAAGTCCTGAAGAGGTCTTGAAGTCAGTTGAAGCAACTGAACAAGGTCTCTCGTCTAGCGAAGCGCAGAAACGTCTAGCTGAATATGGACGCAATGAACTGGAAGAGGGTGAGAAAAAATCTCTCCTAGTCAAGTTTATCGAGCAATTTAAGGATTTGATGATTATCATCCTAGTTGCTGCGGCTATCTTGTCAGTCGTAACTTCTGGTGGGGAAGATATCGCAGATGCCATCATTATCCTAGCCGTGGTTATCATCAACGCTGCCTTTGGTGTTTACCAAGAAGGAAAAGCAGAAGAAGCCATCGAAGCCCTCAAGTCTATGTCTAGTCCAGCTGCTCGCGTTATTCGTGATGGGCACATGGCTGAGATTGATTCCAAAGAATTGGTACCAGGTGATATCGTTGCCCTTGAAGCTGGTGATGTAGTGCCAGCAGACCTACGTTTGCTAGAAGCTAATTCTCTTAAAATTGAAGAAGCAGCCTTGACAGGTGAGTCTGTTCCAGTCGAAAAAGACTTGACTGTCGAGCTCTCTGCAGATGCTGGTATTGGTGACCGTGTCAATATGGCCTTCCAAAACTCAAATGTGACTTATGGTCGTGGTCTTGGCGTTGTTGTCAATACAGGTATGTACACGGAAGTGGGTCATATCGCTGGCATGCTCCAAGATGCGGATGAGACGGATACACCACTCAAACAAAACTTGAACAACCTTTCTAAGGTCTTGACCTATGCAATTTTGGTCATTGCCCTTGTTACTTTTGTAGTCGGAGTCTTCATTCAAGGTAAAAATCCACTTGGTGAGTTGATGACATCTGTTGCGCTTGCTGTTGCAGCCATCCCAGAAGGACTTCCTGCTATCGTGACCATCGTTCTTGCCCTTGGTACTCAAGTTTTGGCAAAACGAAACTCTATCGTTCGTAAGTTGCCAGCAGTTGAAACACTTGGTTCAACTGAGATCATCGCTTCTGATAAGACTGGTACGCTTACCATGAACAAGATGACAGTCGAAAAAGTCTTCTATGATGCAGTCCTACATGATTCAGCTGATGATATTGAACTAGGTCTTGAAATGCCTCTTCTTCGTTCTGTTGTTTTGGCTAATGATACTAAGATTGATGCAGAAGGAAACCTGATTGGGGATCCAACGGAAACAGCCTTCATCCAGTATGCCTTGGACAAGGGCTATGATGTTAAAGGATTTTTAGAGCAATATCCTCGTGTAGCTGAGTTACCATTTGACTCAGATCGTAAACTCATGTCAACGGTTCATCCATTACCAGATGGTAAATTCCTCGTAGCAGTCAAGGGAGCCCCTGACCAACTTTTGAAACGTTGTGTTGCTCGGGATAAGGCTGGAGATGTCGCTCCGATTGATGAGAAAATCAATGACTTAATTCACACAAACAACTCTGACATGGCTCACCAAGCTCTGCGTGTCCTTGCGGGTGCTTATAAGATTATCGATAGTATTCCAGAAAATCCTACTTCTGAAGAGCTTGAAAACAACTTGATCTTTACTGGTTTGATTGGGATGATTGACCCTGAACGTGCCGAAGCAGCAGAAGCTGTTCGTGTCGCTAAGGAAGCGGGAATCCGTCCAATCATGATCACTGGTGACCACCAAGATACAGCGGAAGCCATTGCCAAACGTTTGGGAATCATCGATGAAAATGACTCGGAAGACCATGTCTTGACTGGTGCTGAACTCAACGAACTTTCAGATGAAGAATTTGAAAAAGTCGTTGGTCAATACTCTGTCTACGCGCGTGTATCTCCAGAACACAAGGTTCGTATCGTCAAGGCTTGGCAAAAACAAGGTAAGGTTGTTGCTATGACAGGTGACGGTGTTAATGATGCGCCAGCTCTGAAAACAGCCGATATCGGTATCGGTATGGGAATCACTGGTACAGAGGTTTCTAAGGGGGCTTCTGACATGATTCTTGCAGATGATAACTTTGCGACCATTATCGTCGCAGTTGAAGAAGGACGCAAGGTCTTCTCAAACATTCAAAAGACTATTCAGTACTTACTTTCTGCCAATACTGCTGAAGTATTAACTATCTTCTTATCAACCTTGTTTGGTTGGGACGTCTTGCAGCCAGTTCATCTTTTGTGGATCAACTTGGTCACCGATACCTTCCCAGCTATCGCTCTTGGTGTTGAACCTGCTGAGCCAGGTGTTATGACCCACAAACCTCGTGGACGTAAGTCAAGCTTCTTCTCAGGTGGTGTTTTGAGTTCTATCATCTATCAAGGTGTACTCCAAGCAGCTATTGTTATGAGTGTTTATGGACTTGCAATTGCTTACCCAGTTCATGTGGGTGACAATCATGCCATTCATGCGGATGCCCTTACTATGGCCTTTGCAACCCTTGGTTTGATTCAACTATTCCATGCCTACAATGTCAAGTCTGTTTACCAATCCATCTTGACAGTTGGCCCATTCAAGTCTAAGACCTTTAACTGGTCCATCTTGGTATCCTTCATCCTTCTGATGGCGACCATCGTTGTAGAACCGCTTGAAGGTATCTTCCACGTAACCAAACTAGACTTATCGCAATGGGGTATTGTTCTAGCTGGAAGCTTCTCAATGATACTTATCGTCGAAATCGTCAAGTTTGTTCAACGTAAACTTGGTCTTGATAAGAATGCGATTTAA
- a CDS encoding peptide deformylase codes for MEKKIVLDALFLSQVSKPASQEDLYLARDLQDTLLANRETCVGLAANMIGVQKRVIIFNLGLVPMVMFNPILLSYKGPYETEEGCLSLTGVRTTTRYETITVSYRDSKWQEQTITLTGFPAQICQHELDHLEGRII; via the coding sequence ATGGAAAAGAAAATTGTCCTAGATGCCTTATTTTTGTCGCAGGTCTCAAAACCTGCAAGTCAGGAAGACCTTTATCTGGCTAGAGATTTACAGGATACCCTGCTGGCTAATCGCGAAACCTGTGTCGGTCTAGCGGCTAATATGATTGGCGTGCAGAAGCGCGTGATTATCTTTAATCTTGGCTTGGTTCCCATGGTCATGTTTAATCCCATTCTCCTTTCTTATAAAGGACCTTACGAGACCGAGGAAGGTTGTTTGTCCTTGACTGGTGTTCGAACGACGACTCGTTATGAAACGATTACGGTTTCCTATCGTGATAGTAAGTGGCAGGAGCAGACCATTACGCTAACAGGTTTTCCAGCTCAGATCTGCCAGCATGAACTGGATCATTTGGAAGGACGGATTATTTAG
- a CDS encoding membrane protein, with protein MKRILFELVFIATTWYIFLPPFNLTSWEFIFFLCGHLVVMGILFSFRKDTNLLKTVHVRHGKAAKDLNLEGFLFTKLSRGLFLTAGIIFALAGLVSLVTSSFFQAKNYANVVSITEKDFKDFPKSDTSKVPILDRSTAEKIGDRYLGSLTDKVSQYVAADTYTQLTVDGKPYRVTPLEYADPIKWFNNQSKGIGEYIKVDMVTGNAELVDLKTPMKYSDSEYFNRDVKRHLRIKYPTKIFKTPSFEVDDEGNPFYVATVYQKQFGLGVPRPSSVIILDATNGETKEYSLDEVPKWVDRVYPAEETIQQINYNGKYKDGFWNALISKKNVTQTTEGYNYLSIGNDIYLYTGVTSANADESNLGFILENMRTGEITKYNLASATEESARASAEGAVQEKAYKATFPILVNLNDKPLYIMGLKDNAGLVKEYALVDAVEYQNVIVAATVDELLSKYANKNDLELDNETVENIKGVVSDLKSAVIKGDTVYFFKVDGKIYKVKASVSDDLPYLENGQSFEGQVGKDNYLKTFKVQ; from the coding sequence ATGAAACGCATACTATTTGAACTTGTTTTTATCGCAACGACTTGGTATATCTTTTTACCGCCCTTCAATCTGACTAGTTGGGAATTCATCTTCTTTCTCTGTGGGCATCTGGTGGTGATGGGGATTTTGTTTAGTTTCCGAAAGGATACCAATCTCCTCAAAACTGTTCATGTACGCCATGGCAAGGCTGCCAAAGATCTCAATCTAGAAGGATTCCTTTTTACCAAACTTAGTAGAGGATTGTTTCTGACTGCAGGTATCATTTTTGCCCTTGCTGGTCTTGTTAGCCTAGTAACCTCTAGCTTTTTCCAAGCAAAAAATTATGCTAATGTGGTGTCTATCACAGAAAAAGATTTTAAAGATTTTCCTAAGAGTGATACCAGTAAGGTTCCAATTCTAGATCGGAGCACTGCAGAGAAGATTGGAGACCGTTATCTAGGCTCTCTGACGGATAAGGTCTCCCAGTATGTGGCAGCAGATACCTATACTCAGCTGACGGTTGATGGCAAACCTTATCGAGTAACTCCTTTGGAGTATGCCGACCCGATCAAATGGTTTAATAATCAGTCCAAGGGAATTGGCGAGTATATCAAGGTTGATATGGTGACAGGAAATGCGGAATTGGTGGATTTAAAAACGCCAATGAAGTATTCAGACTCCGAGTATTTTAACCGCGATGTCAAACGTCATCTTCGGATCAAGTACCCAACCAAGATTTTTAAAACGCCCTCCTTTGAGGTGGATGATGAAGGCAATCCTTTCTATGTAGCAACCGTTTATCAAAAGCAGTTTGGTCTAGGAGTTCCTCGCCCTTCGTCTGTTATTATCTTAGACGCCACCAATGGAGAAACCAAGGAATACAGCTTGGATGAAGTACCAAAATGGGTGGATCGTGTCTATCCAGCAGAAGAAACCATCCAGCAAATCAACTATAACGGCAAGTATAAAGACGGCTTCTGGAATGCCTTGATTTCTAAGAAAAACGTTACCCAAACGACCGAGGGCTATAACTATCTTTCTATCGGAAATGACATTTATCTCTACACTGGGGTGACTTCAGCCAACGCTGACGAAAGTAATCTAGGATTTATCCTTGAAAATATGCGCACTGGTGAAATCACCAAGTACAATCTAGCTTCAGCAACCGAAGAATCAGCCCGTGCTTCCGCAGAAGGAGCAGTGCAGGAAAAAGCCTATAAGGCGACCTTCCCTATCCTTGTCAATCTCAATGACAAACCGCTCTACATCATGGGATTGAAGGACAATGCAGGTTTGGTCAAGGAGTATGCTTTGGTTGATGCAGTAGAGTACCAAAACGTCATCGTAGCAGCTACAGTAGATGAACTCCTCAGCAAATATGCCAATAAAAACGACCTCGAGCTGGATAATGAAACGGTAGAAAACATCAAGGGAGTGGTTTCAGACCTTAAATCAGCTGTTATCAAGGGTGACACCGTCTACTTCTTCAAAGTTGATGGCAAGATTTATAAAGTCAAGGCTTCCGTGTCAGACGACCTTCCTTACCTTGAAAATGGGCAATCCTTTGAAGGTCAAGTTGGAAAAGATAATTATCTCAAGACCTTTAAAGTACAATAA